A single genomic interval of Oryctolagus cuniculus chromosome 19, mOryCun1.1, whole genome shotgun sequence harbors:
- the ZCWPW1 gene encoding zinc finger CW-type PWWP domain protein 1 isoform X20, giving the protein MIESDPDLGEYFLFASQLDSLPSKYHVTFFGETVSRAWIPVNMLKNFQELSLELAGVKKCRNKDCSQKLEAALMMAQQAEQISIQERVNLFGFQSRYNGSDSSGEGKDLRPSESNSPESCLEKEGEEESEIEEESESEKKDPTLPSPKQAKIRTKNPKSKVEFVAGMTNGRGGTLPKKTVKRSLDSECTAPSTPIMRGEEDQRNSDPDQPGPKKKFKAPQSKASATSLAEEEVRTVPKGLTPQVQRRACPSLGKRPRLQEPAAQEAEILPPEDEVSSDLDLEQLMEDTGKEPEEREEPQHRDSEEEFMALFEE; this is encoded by the exons ATGATAGAATCTGATCCTGACCTGggggaatattttctttttgcctctcaactTGATTCCCTGCCG TCTAAATACCACGTGACATTTTTTGGAGAAACAGTTTCtcgtgcttggatccctgtcaacATGCTAAAGAATTTCCAGGAGCTGTCCCTGGAGCTAGCAGGAGTG AAAAAGTGCAGGAACAAGGACTGCAGCCAGAAACTGGAGGCAGCTCTAATGATGGCTCAGCAGGCAGAACAGATCAGCATTCAG GAGCGGGTTAACTTGTTTGGTTTCCAGAGCCGATACAATGGATCTGACAGCAGTGGGGAAGGGAAAG ACTTAAGGCCCTCTGAGTCTAATAGCCCAGAGTCCTGCttggagaaagagggggaggaggagtcaGAGATAGAGGaggagtcagagtcagagaaaaaG GACCCAACTTTGCCCAGTCCCAAGCAAGCCAAAATACGAACAAAAAATCCCAAATCAAAGG TGGAGTTTGTTGCAGGCATGACCAATGGACGAGGTGGGACCCTGCCAAAGAAGACAGTGAAGAGATCTCTAGACAGTGAATGTACAGCTCCTTCTACACCCATAATGCGAGGGGAAGAAGACCAAAGGAATTCAGATCCTGATCAGCCAG GCcctaagaaaaaatttaaagctcCCCAAAGCAAGGCCTCAGCAACCAGTTTGGCTGAGGAAGAAGTTAGAACAGTGCCCAAGGGCCTGACCCCACAAGTGCAACGGAGGGCCTGTCCCTCGCTGGGGAAAAGACCCAgactccaggagccagcagctcaggAGGCTGAAATTCTCCCTCCTGAAGATGAAGTCTCCAGTGACTTGGACCTGGAGCAACTCATGGAAGATACTGGAAAAgaaccagaagagagagaggagcctCAGCACAGAGACAGTGAAGAGGAGTTCATGGCCCTCTTTGAGGAGTAG